Proteins from one Salarias fasciatus chromosome 14, fSalaFa1.1, whole genome shotgun sequence genomic window:
- the LOC115400315 gene encoding ras-related protein ORAB-1-like: MNPEYDYLFKLLLIGDSGVGKSCLLLRFADDSYTDSYISTIGVDFKIRTVDMDGKTVKLQIWDTAGQERFRTITSSYYRGAHGIIIVYDVTEQESFDSVKRWLEEIERYACENVSRLLVGNKADLVGRKTVAAAAAQDLASSLNIPFMETSAKSSQNVERCFLAMASEIHQRLSSEGGGMQGGSTETRAHGANINSAPLWLGGDKQAQESRNCC, encoded by the exons ATGAACCCTGAATA cGACTACctgttcaagctgctgctcATCGGTGATTCCGGGGTCGGAAAGTCGTGTCTGCTGCTGCGCTTTGCA gatGACTCGTACACGGACAGCTACATCTCCACCATCGGAGTCGACTTCAAGATCAGGACCGTCGACATGGACGGAAAAACCGTCAAGCTGCAGatt tgggacACAGCAGGTCAGGAGCGGTTTCGAACCATCACCTCCAGCTACTACAGAGGAGCTCACGGCATCATCATCGTGTACGACGTCAccgagcag GAGTCCTTTGACAGCGTGAAGCGGTGGCTGGAGGAGATCGAGCGCTACGCCTGTGAGAACGTGTCGCGGCTGCTGGTGGGGAACAAGGCCGACCTGGTGGGCAGGAAGAcggtggccgccgccgccgctcag GACCTGGCCTCGTCCCTGAACATCCCCTTCATGGAGACCAGCGCCAAGAGCTCGCAGAACGTGGAGCGCTGCTTCCTCGCCATGGCCTCCGAGATCCACCAGCGCCTGTCCAGCGAGGGGGGGGGCATGCAGGGGGGCTCCACTGAGACCCGGGCCCACGGCGCCAACATCAACAGCGCCCCCCTGTGGCTGGGAGGGGACAAACAGGCACAGGAGTCCAGGAACTGCTGCTGA